Genomic DNA from Solanum pennellii chromosome 3, SPENNV200:
TATatcatttgaattttcattttatttatgagttTGAATTTACACTTTATAGTTCTCACCTCCAACCcccaattttttcttaaataattaaattattttaaataaatattgatcGAGTTGAAAAGTTAATATAAATGACATTCTCTGATTGAATTGCTGAAGATTAgatattttttgataataatttcatatcataatgaataataataataataacattttttctCACAAACAGGTTGTTGAGCACATAgaaaataatgatatatatacaaatttatttttatattgtaaaAATTGAAAGATTATTTTCAGCACATCTATAACATATATTGGAATATAAATCAAAtagatttgaaattaatttCTTGAGTACATTTAAAAACAGACTGATTTTACAAATAGTAACATTCATAAATTTTAGAgctaaaaaacaatttattagcCACAAATGCAACCAATAGAAAACAACAATTATGTCGATAATGGAAACAATCGAAGGAATTATtacacttttatccaaacgtaGCCGTATTTTGCAAATTTCTGCAATTTGACCAAAATCATTTAGGccatgaagaaaataaataagagaCAACAGAAAAAATCATTAAACAAAGGAAGAAACAGACAATTTGGCAGAAGCACAGAGGTATATTATTTTTCAGATTCCTATAGTCACAgacttttattttcattcattaatttattgataTCAAATAGTCACAGAGTTTCAGTCAAAAGGAAACCAGAGAGtcagaaataaaatatgtaaattgAAGTATTAAACAAAgcttgaattcataattaaatgtaaaaaaaaaaagatcaacacatctatatatatatatatatataaatatctatatatatatatatatataaatgaggatcatagaggaggtgatgtggcacctctctatgacctccattcatttttcttatttttcttcttttacttgacattttttcttatttttttcaattattttttcttataaacttatacctctttaattatataaattctattcttaaattagtattaattatattcatatccctcaaacctttcatattcataacctcttcaacctttcatattcataacttctaattatttaatgtgaaaggttatattaacactataaaatcacactaaaattgtatattattttgtaatcaTCTTTGGGTAGAGAATTAGTggaagaaatgttacaatatTTGTAAGCTTTGAGgtgcattattttttcaaatattatttcatatattacttttaattagcaagtaaggctaatatgtcatcatatttttatttcttctagataaattattttgttttgttatctttgagatttattttatgactataatgtatttgttattatttttcttgactcttgtatATAGGATGAAACGATAACATCAAGCATGAAGATTAGTGgattttgagttatatatatCGATTATTTGtccaaaatgattatgtaggagaatttatgattaaatgtaattttccttattctttatgagatataatattttattttgttaactttgagattcattttaggactaataatttatttgttattatttttcttgactcttgtatATAGAATGAAATGAAAACATTTAGAGATGGAGATTAATGGATTTTGAGTTATATAgtgattattctttatttttttaggtccttaagaaataatgtttctattatattatttccttttgaattatttatgttttgtcaaaaatgattatatgtgtttaaataattttctccttattctttatccttttcttcttttggtagataattttttaacttttaatcaGATTTGCCGATTATAGAAGATATATCTATAATGAAAATGGTTAGACATTCTTGCATAATTTGAGTttacaaggaaaaataatttgatatgtctaatctaattacaactctttctttgttgaatcatacatttgatattatttgtttatgttcATGAAGATAGAAATcctgagttttttttaaaaaaacatctaAGTTATTCTCCTTAGACCTCTATATGATTCTTAgaaaatttaactatatataatgataacaccttcaaaaataattatttgtttaggtAAATTCATCTCTcacttttttattgataatattagtttattgtgtttgtggcttataatatttaaaacatagaAGTAGAAATCGATATTGAGGGTGGGCATAAACACCGGAAAACCGAaacaccgaaccgaaccgaatttTTTCTGAATTTCGATTTCGTTATTTCGGTTTTCGATTCGATTTTCGATACGTATTACTTTGATTTTTGGTATTTCGGTATAAACCgaaatattatactataatttatattatatttatgttatattaattaataattattaatgttaaataatcttttaaaaaaagaaaaaagaatgtgAAACCCTATGTAATGTCCCTattcctaatttaatttttaatattcatcTGCAGCCTCCTCTTCCCCTTGCAGACAACaactcttcctcttcctctttcaggcagcagcagcagctgccgccagcaaaaaaaaaaaaaactaaaattgtaaagtttaaaaatcaaacaaaaaaattgtaaagtttaaaattttaaaaagctcactaagcaggcccattaaaaaaaacaaataaaaaaaccaaatcgaattaataaaaaccgaaccgaaatattttgatttggtATTCGGTACACAATTTACAAGAACCAAAAATCGAAAAAACACGAAACCGAATCGAAATGCCGAATGTCCAACCCTAATCGATATGCTACTTAaagaaatatgtatatatacttttataatccggtgaaacaatttttattaacaaaaatgatagaacataagaatgtaaagttaatttattgtttttaaaatacacatggttttattaataaaatatttgtctcaataactgtaatatttacttataataaaatatttgtctcaataactgtaatttgtttgtttttcattttctataattaatgttctttattagtgtaataatgtacaaatattacTCTTATTATGTTACAAAAGTTCAAAGTCATATTATTAATCCTCTTAATTACTGTGACTTTTTATTCTTAGgaatttattatgttaaatgtaatatttatttaaaatgtgaaatatattttttaattttttgtgtttaagccaaacaaaattaaaagaaataggaaTAGTGTATGTGTCATTTTCTTGAATCTTTTTTTGTAGttaattctctcttttgttctcttttatgttatttttaaattttatattttttcccaATATAAGTTATCCCAAAAATAATTGGATATCTAAACCTaagtataatgataataataataataataataataataataataataataataataataataataagtatgaaatttaactaattaagatttttaaactttttttatttaaaatttaattattaacaagttattaatacaaatattaaattaatctaatattgtacaataaaaataattaaaacatgtgaTGATTGGGTCATGACGAGGACAAGTAATAGTAATTGTGgataatgatttataatagtGTTGGCTAACTATATAGTTATGAATACTAACTATTAATAGCAATCTGAGTTATACATGGccaaaaaattatactaagaatataatttatcaaattacaaATAAGCATAAAAGAACGATTAGATTTCaagtttacataaatatatataaattatactaagaaaatctcaaataaaaaaaaatgatcacaAGTTTACATTTAAGTAGTTCTAATATTACCCAATTCTTATTACCTTCcctttttctctataaaatttatttctaatatttaactttttgaagttcacatatattgatttcttaataaatttcatatttaatctaaatatttttcataatttctcTTCTATAAAACTATgtgattaacaaaaaattctttttattaaagtaattattgatattaaatatgtaattttattttaatctttttcataACCGCGCAAAGCGCGGCTAAGTACACTAGTGCCTTATTAAGCACTAGCTCCGTAAACTATAGTTGTGATGCACAGGaggaaaatttttgaaaaatttcatacctatttacttgttcacttcttttatttttatcgtTTTTAATCACTGattcattttaataaatcaaaaaaataatttttaattaattatttaaaaaaaacaaaacaatttatccactttataattaataaaaataaattaatagtttatattaactattattttttatagatatattaaaataaaaaaaaataacgagGGAGTATCATTAATcgggtaaaagaaaaaatgcttaataaaaaattacatctAATAAATTCATTACGAGGGAGTTGCCGATCGGCCGACTACCTTCAACCGCCCGTGAGCTAAGCATAAAGTTTAATTTTGaaacatgaataaataattttaaaagtgatttatgaagtgtacattttttttttatttttttcagatgtaaatttatttattcatgtctcaaaattaaatttttttttaccttattcACGAGtatgaaatgaatatttaaataaaaaaatgtattaactTTATATGTCATCCGttaaaatttatgtgatataaaatttaggaaaaaaaacaaagatttataaattatgcgataaatttttatataactctaagtcattttaattaaaaaataaataaatattttaagataaaatatattcatactgatcttatatttaaatcataatttatctaTTTGGAATGATTTGATTCGCTATTAAAATTATTCCAAATatagatttatattttatttgtggttaaatgtataaatttattCTTATCTTTTATCTTTATCTTATATTCCATAAACCAAATTATAGTGAATGAAAAATCTAAATTAGCTAACGCTTTACTAGTTTTAAAGCATTGGTCCCATTCCTATCGTCCAATTCTATAAATACGGCGCTGGTACAGAAACATGTGAGAAAAAGTCCATCCACAATAGCCAGGGCCTCCATACTTGTTCTCACACTTCAAAAAGGATCTACACTatagaaataaagaagaaaaatttcaattttgatcATTGTCTGTATACGATGGCTGGATTACAGAGATCGGCGACATCGTTCCGGCGACAAGGCTCATCAGGACTAGTATGGGATGACAAATTAGTGACAGCATCAGGTGAATTGATTCAGCTTGGAAATCCACGAGGAGAAACTACTATTAAAATTgatagagaaagagaagaaaagccTAAATTGGAAGCGTCGGTGCCTGATAAGGCTTCATCAAAACCGGCTGGATCCATGGAGAGGAGCCGATCTAATCGCGGTTTTCGAACCGGTAAGGTGTCACCGGCGATTGAACCGCCTTCTCCTAAAGTATCTGCATGTGGATTCTGTAGCGCTTTTGGGAAGAATGATAAATCTAACCGCCGACCTAAATCCGGTAAGCGTAAGATGTAATATTATTCCGGTGAAATTGGGATTAGGTCAGAATTGGATGGCGCAATTAACGTTCATCTCAATAAGGATGAGGTGTGAGAATTTTGGTGCTAGAAGACAACTGTACTACTTGTTTTTATGCATTTTTGGCTTTTTCTCTGCCTTCTTTAGGTTCTGCAGGGGACAATTTCTTCCAGTGTCTTACTTTTCCTGATTGCCTGATAATCTATGTGCATAAGCTTTAGCTTTTTACCTTTTTCGTTAAGCCGCAATGAATCATTTCTCGTTGTACAAAGTTGAATCTGAAATTGGGACCTCTCTTGCTTTATCTTCTGATTATGTGAATTTGAGTATATCTCATGTTTATCTTCTGTATGCTAGTATGCTTATTGTATACACTATTTCTCTCTCCCCATATATTATACTATGTATAGTTGTATTCGTTACTCCTCCCTTCATTGagttttgattttcaattttgggAGCTTGTTGATTCTGTCTTcctgaaatttgaattaaaaaattactgTATTTGTTTTTGAAGATAGACACCGAATCTAGATGATATTCAGTTTGGAACTCCTCATTAGGTGGACCAAATTTTTACCAAATCAATACACATTCCTAATATGATCAATTCCGTGAGGTGAAGAAAATAGTCAAAAACTGGTAAGAAATTGAAGGGGAAGTCGCCATTATGATAGCGTACAATCACTACTCTCTGACTCTGCATTTATTGATGGTTCCTATTACGCcgaatatgttattgttgacTTGTTGATAGTCACAAGgtcttcaattttattttttgcataGGCAAAGGAAAAACTAAATAACTTCATCGTCTGTGTTGAAGTTGATGCTTAGGTAGCAATTATCCTATTAATCAAAATGTGCTAAGCTAAACTAGAGTTTTAGGGTCATAAAAACGCTAGAGCTTTTTCCCGAATACGCCGTAATTGTGAAAGACGTTTTCCTACCCCCATTGCGGCAAATCACATGCCACATGCTGATgctaaaagtgaaaaaaaaaataaaaaatacttgaCTGCACGAAAACATTATCTAAGTTTATACTTCCTTAATCatggtatattttaatttaatttgtttgtttacaTCAATTAATTTATCACTTAATTATTGCTAATTAGGATGATTTGATACACGTTACGGTTTTGAGAATTAAGTGCTACTATATGGTGTCCTCTCGTTAATGTACATGATTTGTTGCTGATGATTCAGTAATCAATTGATTATTACGTCCTCCTATGTTAAGCTCAATATTCCTCACATGTGCGCCGGACACTTAGCCCGACAGACTGTTCCAGCAGAACCGTGAATAATGATTAGAACAAGGGAACAATTCCTACCTCTAAcaaattctttttcttcaaatatcactttattataaataaaaataatttaatgttaaaattctATTCGTACTTTTAAAGAAATGACAACCACACAAGTAGCTAAATATTGTGTTAAAACCAGctatttcaaaataagttttcttaaaaaaaaaatgtgcaaTGCCTATAAAATAGGAGAGAAGGggtaataaatcaaaagataTACGAATGAACATAGgagaataattttattagaaaatacTAGTAACATTTtagaactcttttttttttttaaatcatatcCTCTgcttgatttaaaaaaaaaatcaaaaaacagGAGCATGTGTCGAACTCACGCATGGGACACCTTATCTTTATTCAATCAATAAATCATTGCATATTGCCTTGAGAGAAACATTTCCTTGAGCCGATAACTCGGAATGGAGGTGGTCATGGAAATGACCAATTCATGAACATGAAACTGCAGAGAAAGTCTCAGAACTTCCTCATCATTGGGATTTTAAATATAGCAGCCACAAAATATATGGCtaacattcatgaatttgacCCACATATTAGTATTTTGTTAGTGGTCCTCATGGTCCTGCAGTTTGAAGTTCTACTTTCGtttcatcataatttattttccaTCTGTTTGGCATGCAATTTTGGTTACGCGTATTAAcaattttgatgaagaataacTAACAATTCTTTTCTCAATAAATTGGTGAAAAGATGAATGGTCAAGTAGGACGTCATTTTGCAACAGAGAAAATCAAGCCAAATACAATAAGCATTTAACAAAAAAGTGTCAAAGTAGGAATTTCATATAATTCTTATTTAGCAATGTCAACCAACCTAAGCAATAAGCTAATAAGAATATCTACGGGTGTTAAATAGGCGGGTCGGTTTGAAATTTGAGATATTAAAATAGGTTGAAATAGAAattgggttgggtcttgactcgTCCAAGTTTTATTTGGGTTCAAATGGGCTAAAAAACGAGTTAGGTCTTGATCCACCTAATTTAATTCGATTAATgtcaataaattaatatattaatatttaattgttataattaCAATTTGAGTTTCCGCTCAAGAATTTTGTTAAAATGTAacaaatggatagataaatcctaagaaatgttaaatagataataaaaaCCTTAATACAAGAacctattttaataaaaaactttaaaacgAATTGAAATTGAAGATTAAATTAAGCTTAATTaagaactttttttaaataaatttaacttaAATGAGTTGAAATTAAATCGCATTTAAATTATCTTTAACCTAACTCTTAAAATTCTGAGCAAATAAAACGAATAACCTATGTTTGGATTATTTTTGACGCCCCTGAGCATATCATCTTAGAGGTGTAAGAAATTTTCTGAGCTAAAAGACAAATGTATTATATTTGCTTTGCTTTGTTCTGTCAGATTTTGTTCCTTCGGATCCAGAGGGCATAGTCTATTTAGGTCTCTTGCTTTTCTTGGACGCTGGGTAATCCTTGTGTGTACGCactgtattattattattattattatttcaaaaaaaatctttttattccATCTTCTTGAGCTGCTTAGAATCAATTTTCAATGAGCGATGATCCAATCTgaaattaagaatatttttgatTTATCTTCTTATAAGTGATATGTTTAATTTGTTTCCCAAACTCAATTCGCACACTTTTTCTTTAAGtacattttttgtttgatttttatttaattgacttgttgaaaattgaattaGTCAGCTGAAGAGAGAATAATTATTAAAGATCATATAAGTAGATTAagaacttttaaatttattgatggGACTTCAACACACCAATATTTAAAACTTGAACAATATAAGACGGACCCCCAACATCTAGAATTTGTCTGTGATATCATATGATAATGAAgtgaatatttaatttcaaaagttaGCTCTATTGCTCAAAATCATATAAGGTGACCAAGGACTTTTGGATGTGAGACTACAACAAGTTGAGACCAAATTTAGACAACAGAAAGATTACTTTTGGGTGTATCCTTGGGTGAATTATATTTCACCAAACCTATAAGTATATTCCTTTCGAGGCTGGCATTTGACAGGATCAATCTCAAGAAGTGAagttaacataaaaaaaaagaagtgaagaTTAGTAAGAAAGGGAAACTTCATCAATATATAGCATACAATCACTGCTCTATTATTCTTGCAGCCctgctttgatttttttttattgttttgttgaGTCGAGGTCTATTAGACAAACCTCTCTAACTCATAAAGTAGTGGTAAGGTCTATACATCCTATCCCAAATTCCATTTATGCGATTACACTACGTATACCTGTGGTGTGTGTGGGGTAAAATTAAATAGAGAATTTTTATGGCCCACATTTGTTTGTAAAAGACAGGGGAGACCAAAGAGTGCTGCAATTATGAAAGATTACATTTGTGTACCCAATCTGTGTCATCACATGCTACAAAAACAAAATTGGTGCACCATGCACGCAGCCCTCTCGTTTCCCATATATTTAATATCTATGTTCTTAGAAGAGCCACTGGTGCTGAGAACATTTCATAGCAAAGAAACATCCTGTTCGCTAAGTAGAGAGCATGTTTCAATCTCAAGCATGGGAATGCTTACCTCTTTAATAGTACTTTTTTTTTGCCTCATGTGTAccttaaatataaaaacatacgAACATGGAATGGAGCTCTTGTAATTCATTGACAATTCGTGAACATGGAAGTGCTGTGAATATCTCAACATCACATATTCCTCCGAGATCTAACATGTAGGACTGACGGCTGACATGCATATATTGGGGCCGCAAACACATTTACAGATCATGCAATTGCATTATGTTCCCCCATTGAAGACCTTACTTGATCTCATCATGTCAGATCTTTATTCTCTGTCCTTCATTTGTTTGACATCCAAATCTGGTTTAATTTGCATACTCAGTACCAGTTAACTTGGTCATCACCATTGTTGCATTTGAACTATGTGATTGAATGTTTTCTGTTGCTCTTCAAGCAGCTGATCAGCTCAAGTGCAGGTGTGACAATCTCACTGATTTTTTCATCGATGTGgaaattctttttcatttggGTGGCGGTGAGATTCGATCTCAGGACTTttgcctgctctgataccatgttgaagTGCATGATCATCTTATTTAAAAGCTTAAGCTATTAAGGAGagcacatttttattatttaattgaattttcaaaaagtaataACGAGGAAGCACAATCACAAAAGTAAGGTTGTACAAATTACTACGAATCTCAGTTTTCTTAACAAGAATAAATCCTTGTTTTTATAGATTCAGAAAAGCGTAAGATATCAGGTATAATTCACAACGaggaatcttttttttttgttccatTTGCCAATTATGCGAAATGGCTCATGCTCAATTATAATTAAAGGGATTATATACTTCTATCCGTAGATTATTGATTAACTTCTTTTTTATCCTTATTCTACATGACTCAAGTCTCaacatatttttaatcaaaatactCATAAGTTTTTGTATTCTTTTATGTAGAAAAACATATTgtattttactatttattaaattataataccaTCAAACATTAAGTAATAACtttaacatatatcatatataattaaatagtgAAATAATTTACAAATATGGCGAATTTATAGATATTTTCTAGTAGAGAgattaaaaatgtaaaatttaattaattaaaaggcCGTTTGATAGTTGATTTGAATTGTGCATACactaaattttatataagtaaTACCACATTGGGTATTTGATTAGGACTTAGGAGTTGAGTTACTTAAGCATTATATTCCTACAATGTTTAATTCGTTATTAGAAAACTCACATATCTAATATGTGTAATGCTAAGTGGTTAGAATATTTGACTAGAAAATCAAAAAgtctataaatttttttatttaaactaaactattttttagttaaaatgtattaaagttaaaaaaataaaaatattaaaaaaataaaataaattcacatagataaaatattaatcTGACCGAAAGAATTTTTCCATTCATAATTTCTAATTACTAATTCACGAATTACTAAGTGCTTGTATAATTTTAATCAATCACGAACCACCTTTAAATCTAAATTTGTTACTATCAACTAAGGGCcagtaaaaaaattaagtagtGTATAGTTTATATCGATTCCCACCTGGAAAAAATGACATGATTATACGCTTTTCGAAATCATTTTTTGAGTCTGTTTAGATGAAGTTTATTTTAAGTGTAAATTTAAGgctaaaacttttcaaattaaaagttaaaagtacatctatttatgtaattttctctCATTAAATAGGCTTGTGACTTATGATGcctttttttttgggaaaaatgtAGCCGACAGTGATTTTGACCTTGTCTAGTACTACTCTGTTAAGTTACAAAGTGCTTCCCACTAATGGAAAATGGGGGAGATGGCATCCTCCTTCATTTCTTCCTTTAATTTCTCGTCCTATTCCAAATCTGTTGCTCTGTTTCTGTCACTCTACAGTCTCTATTTCCTCTTGATTTCTGCAAATGTAAGTGGATTTGAGTCACTCTTACAGCTACTTCCAGCATCTGCTTCTTTGAGGACCAAATCGGAATCCCTTTTTCGAGTCAGCGATTTTGGAGCTACCGGAGATGGGATTACCGATGACACTAAGGTGAATCCCCTTTATTCCGCTAAAGGTCCCTTAATTTTATCGGCATTCACTACATGATTATGTGCTTCATTTAAGAGCcggtgaaaaatatttattttcttatttgttcaTTGCGGATCTTCTCGGTCTATCGGAAATAACCTCTCCACATATACATTACCCTCCCTATACCCCATTTATGAGATTATGCTGGTTATATTGTTGTTGGTTTGGTTCATTGTGCATATcgatcaaaaatcaaaatagttATATTTTTCATGCGAAACCTTCAAAGGGAAGAGAACCAATGACCAATAACCAACTCTTTATTATTTCTCAATGAATGAGAGATAAAGATGCACCAATAAATCCTGTTTAGATAGGTTGGTAAAAAGAACTAATCTTAGAATGTTAAGGATGTGCAACCGCTGCAGCCAGGTCCACAAACGTAACAAAAAGTTTGTTATTGAAAGGATGATTTACTCATTCCTTTTATACTGTAGTAAGattgatacattaaataaaaaaaaaaaaattagaaaaggtTTTGAAGAAGTATAgagcatatatttttttatggtaATGGGAAACTAAGCAAAAAACTTCTTGATTTGCTTGACTTTgttcaacaacaacataactagtgaaatcccactaAGTGGGGTTTGAGGAGGTTAGAGTGTACATAGTCCTTACCATTACCTTGTGGAGGTAGTGAAATTTTTTGGTCCTTATTGTTTTGTGAGCTAAAATTTTTTGAGACTTTTTTTATGAAGATGGATCACCAGAATGAGAAATACTTAGCTTAGTTaagaagtttcttttttttttttttgtgctttCAGTCTTTTAAAGATGTTTGGGATATGGCCTGCTCGTCACCATCACATGTAAAGATTGTTATCCCTGCTGGTTATTCTTTCTTAGTTCGACAAATTAATTTTGCTGGTCCTTGCCGGTCAAAGGTGTCTATACGGGTGAGTGCCTAATTGAGATATTGCATCTTGTCTAACTCTTTATTCCACGAAATGGTATTCAGGTGTCTTTTTCGATATACACAAGATTGCAGGTACTATTTTAGCACCAAAGGATCCTGAAGTCTGGGATGACTTGAATCCACGAAAATGGATCTATTTCTTTAAAGTAAAACACCTGACAGTAGAAGGAGGAGGAATTATAGATGGTATGGGCCAGGAGTGGTGGGCTCGGTCATGCAAGGTCAACAGAACAAATGTAATTCTCTTCGCCATTGTTAACATCGTGCTTTATGTTACTCTTTCAcataatgaaattgatgtttctttttattttgctagCCTTGTCATCATGCACCAACGGTCAGTTCTGCCTTTCCCTCTAtgtgattttaattttgacttaTACATTAGATATCGACTTTCTTTCAGGAAAAAGAATTTTATCTGATGCTGATCTTCCTTGTGGTTCATTAATTAATCGGAGTGCAGGCTTTAACTTTCCACAAATGCAACAACCTGAAAGTCAAGAACATACAGATTTTTAATAGTCAACAAATGCATTTAGCATTTACTGGTTGCAAACATGTTACAATATCACAACTCGTAGTCAAAGCCCCAGGTGATAGCCCTAACACTGATGCAATCCACATAAGTTCATCTACACAGGTCAATGTCAAGGATTGCATTATTGGCACAGGTTAGTTGATCTTTAGTCATTGCAATTGGAGAGACAGATCATCTGATCACTATTTGCCATTATCGTTGTTTCTGGTTGTAACTTTGCTCAATATGGCTTGGATTACAATCTAATGAATACAATGAATGTTTTAGGTGATAAATTCGGATTTATGGTTCCAATAATGCATTTTATGGGACATAGCTATGTGTTTGCGGAGGTCAAATATAAGGATTGTC
This window encodes:
- the LOC107012624 gene encoding MAPK kinase substrate protein At1g80180; its protein translation is MAGLQRSATSFRRQGSSGLVWDDKLVTASGELIQLGNPRGETTIKIDREREEKPKLEASVPDKASSKPAGSMERSRSNRGFRTGKVSPAIEPPSPKVSACGFCSAFGKNDKSNRRPKSGKRKM
- the LOC107012514 gene encoding probable polygalacturonase At1g80170, which codes for MGEMASSFISSFNFSSYSKSVALFLSLYSLYFLLISANVSGFESLLQLLPASASLRTKSESLFRVSDFGATGDGITDDTKSFKDVWDMACSSPSHVKIVIPAGYSFLVRQINFAGPCRSKVSIRIAGTILAPKDPEVWDDLNPRKWIYFFKVKHLTVEGGGIIDGMGQEWWARSCKVNRTNPCHHAPTALTFHKCNNLKVKNIQIFNSQQMHLAFTGCKHVTISQLVVKAPGDSPNTDAIHISSSTQVNVKDCIIGTGDDCISIVGNSSRIKVKDIVCGPGHGISIGSLGKSNSFSQVYNVHVNGASISNTENGVRIKTWQGGSGFVKKVSFENVWMENVSNPIIIDQYYCDSTKPCSNKTSNIHIDNISFMGIKGTSATERAVTLACSDSFPCRRLYLEDIQLTSPSGDPTTFFCWQAYGTTSGLNYPPPCFPCNDGILQPKFLSNWSQSI